The following proteins are encoded in a genomic region of Deltaproteobacteria bacterium:
- a CDS encoding ribonuclease HII, with the protein MDRPEAVLIAGVDEVGRGPLAGPVVAAAVVFARGVFIPGVTDSKQLTPEKREFLFPLIKQSALAIGFGVLGPRNIDRLNILQASLKAMENAVSNLNPRPDLVLIDGNHPLNLPIIQECLIKGDRLSHSIGAASIVAKVVRDKLMESWHYHFPQYNFFSNKGYGTREHLAALKRYGPSRLHRLSFKGTVADEDYNGG; encoded by the coding sequence ATGGACCGGCCGGAGGCAGTCCTGATTGCCGGTGTGGATGAGGTCGGGCGGGGACCTTTGGCCGGTCCGGTAGTGGCGGCGGCGGTCGTTTTTGCCCGGGGGGTCTTTATCCCCGGGGTTACCGACTCCAAACAATTAACCCCTGAAAAACGAGAATTCCTGTTTCCCCTGATTAAACAAAGCGCTTTGGCCATTGGTTTTGGGGTTCTGGGCCCCCGGAATATTGATCGCCTCAATATCCTCCAAGCTTCCTTAAAGGCCATGGAAAATGCGGTTTCCAACCTGAATCCAAGACCTGACCTGGTCCTTATCGATGGGAACCATCCCTTAAACCTGCCGATCATTCAGGAATGTCTGATCAAGGGGGATCGTTTGAGCCACTCTATCGGGGCCGCCTCTATTGTCGCCAAGGTTGTTCGGGACAAGCTGATGGAATCATGGCATTACCATTTCCCGCAATATAATTTTTTCAGCAATAAAGGATATGGGACTCGAGAGCATCTGGCGGCCTTGAAGAGATACGGTCCATCCCGGCTCCATCGATTGAGCTTTAAAGGAACCGTTGCCGATGAGGACTATAATGGCGGCTAA
- the rpsP gene encoding 30S ribosomal protein S16, translating into MAIKIRLTRMGAKKRPFYRMVVADSGSPRDGRFIEIVGTYDPNQEPASVSWKQDLLKKWLSVGAVPTTTVKNLIQSSGVLKG; encoded by the coding sequence ATGGCGATTAAAATTCGATTGACCCGGATGGGGGCCAAGAAGCGGCCTTTTTATAGAATGGTGGTGGCTGATTCCGGTTCCCCGAGAGACGGCCGGTTTATAGAGATTGTAGGGACTTACGACCCCAATCAAGAACCGGCGTCGGTTTCCTGGAAACAGGATCTCTTGAAAAAATGGCTCTCGGTCGGGGCCGTACCGACAACCACTGTGAAGAATCTGATTCAAAGCAGCGGCGTACTTAAGGGATAA
- the ptsP gene encoding phosphoenolpyruvate--protein phosphotransferase: MEREPVNPILKGIGASSGVAIGRAYLVDRSRVKVVYQYLLDESQIEPERERFKEAVAKADGQLHQIILEIPEEIKDHAGIIDSHRLILKDRMIYDQTLEAIQKEQINAEWALKKAVEKAQEIFSRIKDEYIRNRVKDVMDVSERILRNLTGTEVEKLSDIQGQVIVVAHDLSPADTTQMRLDNVLGFVTDMGGKTSHTAIIAQSLEIPAVVGLERITQEVNSGDLIIIDGNDGQVVLNPDPETLEYFQQKKRKYGEYRTEMAKYSHLPAETLDGCRIKTRANIEFLEEIATVLANGAEGIGLFRTEFLYLSQKELPTEQTLFENFKKVAQIMAPHPVTIRTLDIGGDKFASHLDLADEMNPALGLRAIRFCLKEVDIFKRQLRAILRASSYGNLKILFPMISDVDEVFQAKTILNEVKEELQKENVPFEARIPIGIMIEIPSAVAMADLLAREVDFFSIGTNDLIQYALAIDRVNEHVAHMYQPLHPAILRLIQQTIEAGHRAGIPVAMCGEMAGEPLYIPILLGFGLDELSMNPMSVPRVKRIIRMTSYKESKAFLEKIFTLNTTEEVNTYVHKEMVQWFSDSFKADGSMLY, translated from the coding sequence ATGGAGAGGGAGCCTGTCAACCCGATCCTGAAAGGGATCGGGGCCTCCAGTGGTGTGGCCATCGGACGGGCCTATCTGGTCGATCGGAGTCGGGTGAAGGTCGTTTATCAGTACCTCCTCGATGAAAGCCAGATAGAACCGGAAAGGGAACGATTCAAGGAAGCGGTCGCCAAGGCCGATGGCCAACTGCATCAGATTATCCTGGAGATCCCGGAAGAAATAAAAGATCACGCCGGGATCATAGATTCCCACCGATTGATTTTAAAGGATCGGATGATTTATGATCAAACCCTGGAAGCCATCCAGAAGGAACAGATTAATGCCGAATGGGCCTTGAAAAAGGCCGTGGAAAAGGCGCAAGAGATTTTTTCCAGAATCAAGGATGAATACATCCGGAACCGGGTCAAGGATGTAATGGATGTTTCCGAACGGATCCTTCGAAATCTGACCGGGACCGAGGTGGAAAAATTGAGCGATATCCAGGGCCAGGTCATTGTGGTGGCCCACGATCTGTCGCCGGCCGATACCACCCAGATGCGTTTGGACAATGTTCTGGGTTTTGTGACCGATATGGGCGGAAAGACTTCCCATACCGCTATCATTGCCCAGTCCCTGGAGATTCCGGCCGTGGTCGGTCTGGAACGGATCACCCAGGAAGTCAACAGTGGTGACCTGATTATTATCGATGGAAATGATGGCCAGGTAGTCTTAAACCCTGATCCGGAAACCCTGGAATATTTTCAACAAAAAAAGAGAAAATATGGGGAATATCGGACCGAAATGGCTAAATACAGCCATTTGCCGGCCGAAACCCTGGATGGGTGTCGCATCAAGACCAGGGCCAATATAGAATTCCTGGAAGAGATTGCTACGGTGTTGGCTAACGGGGCGGAAGGGATCGGACTTTTCCGGACCGAGTTTCTGTATTTAAGCCAAAAAGAACTGCCGACAGAACAAACCCTCTTTGAGAATTTTAAAAAAGTAGCCCAGATCATGGCCCCCCACCCGGTTACGATCAGGACCCTCGATATCGGCGGTGATAAGTTCGCCTCTCACCTCGATCTGGCCGATGAGATGAACCCTGCCCTGGGGTTGCGAGCCATCCGTTTTTGCCTGAAGGAAGTCGATATTTTTAAAAGGCAGTTGCGGGCCATCTTAAGGGCCAGTTCCTATGGGAATTTGAAAATCCTTTTTCCCATGATTTCCGATGTCGATGAGGTCTTTCAGGCCAAGACTATCCTCAACGAGGTCAAAGAGGAACTTCAAAAAGAAAACGTCCCCTTTGAGGCCCGGATCCCCATCGGCATCATGATCGAGATCCCATCGGCCGTGGCTATGGCTGATTTGTTGGCCCGGGAGGTGGATTTTTTCAGTATTGGAACCAATGATTTGATTCAATATGCCCTGGCCATCGACCGGGTCAATGAACATGTGGCCCATATGTATCAGCCTTTGCATCCGGCCATCCTGCGCCTGATCCAACAGACGATCGAGGCCGGCCACCGGGCCGGCATCCCGGTGGCCATGTGCGGGGAGATGGCCGGAGAACCCTTGTATATCCCGATTTTATTAGGGTTTGGGCTGGATGAACTGAGCATGAACCCCATGTCCGTCCCTCGGGTCAAGCGGATAATCCGGATGACCTCCTATAAGGAATCCAAGGCGTTTTTAGAAAAGATTTTTACCTTGAATACCACCGAAGAGGTCAATACCTATGTCCACAAAGAGATGGTCCAATGGTTCTCCGATAGTTTCAAGGCCGACGGGTCGATGCTTTATTGA
- the rsmI gene encoding 16S rRNA (cytidine(1402)-2'-O)-methyltransferase, whose product MKEIKEKGTLYVVATPLGNLKDITLRALEVLKESDLVAAEDTRRTQKLFSAYEIHSPLTSYHENNKFRKIPYLLGQLREGKQISLVTDGGTPGVSDPGKELVQEARQAHIAVVPIPGPSALTCALSASGFPGDSFVFLGFLPRRKSRRKKILEEMKEQKRTLIFYEAPHRIGNLLQEIQTVLGEREAVLSRELTKVYEEILAGSISELSRQLSDREPRGEYCLVLGPPDRSVEPDGPNF is encoded by the coding sequence ATGAAGGAAATTAAGGAAAAAGGCACCTTGTACGTTGTCGCCACCCCCCTGGGGAATTTGAAGGATATAACCTTGCGGGCACTGGAGGTGTTGAAAGAGTCCGATCTGGTTGCGGCCGAAGATACGAGGAGGACCCAAAAACTTTTTTCCGCTTATGAGATTCATTCGCCCCTGACCAGCTATCATGAAAATAATAAATTCAGAAAGATCCCTTATCTGCTCGGACAGCTCCGGGAAGGGAAACAGATTAGTCTGGTTACTGATGGCGGGACCCCGGGGGTCAGTGATCCGGGGAAAGAGTTGGTCCAGGAGGCCCGCCAGGCCCATATTGCGGTGGTCCCTATTCCAGGGCCTTCGGCCCTGACCTGTGCCTTGAGTGCATCGGGATTTCCCGGGGACTCCTTCGTTTTTCTGGGCTTTTTGCCCCGGCGAAAAAGCCGCCGTAAAAAGATCCTCGAGGAAATGAAAGAACAGAAGAGAACCCTTATTTTTTATGAGGCCCCCCACCGGATTGGGAATCTCCTTCAGGAGATCCAGACCGTCTTGGGGGAGAGGGAAGCGGTTCTGAGCAGGGAACTCACCAAAGTTTACGAAGAGATCCTTGCCGGATCCATCAGTGAGTTGTCCCGGCAGTTGTCGGATCGGGAACCCAGAGGGGAGTATTGCCTCGTGCTGGGACCGCCGGATAGATCCGTTGAGCCTGATGGTCCGAATTTTTGA
- the rplS gene encoding 50S ribosomal protein L19: protein MDALTMLEKEQMRVDLPDFRTGDQIRVHVKIKEGEKERIQVFEGVVIRKRKGNTGATFTVRKVSYGVGVERIFPLHAPAIDRIDIVSLGKVRRSRLYYLRELKGKAARIKERRVTPKANAS, encoded by the coding sequence ATGGATGCCTTGACTATGTTGGAAAAGGAGCAGATGCGGGTGGATCTGCCCGACTTCAGGACCGGAGATCAGATTCGGGTCCATGTTAAGATAAAAGAAGGAGAAAAGGAACGGATCCAGGTCTTTGAAGGGGTGGTTATTCGCAAAAGAAAAGGAAATACCGGAGCGACCTTTACGGTCCGCAAGGTTTCTTACGGCGTTGGGGTCGAACGTATTTTCCCGCTCCATGCCCCGGCTATTGATCGGATTGATATCGTCAGCCTGGGTAAAGTGCGGCGGTCGCGGTTATATTATCTCAGGGAATTGAAAGGTAAAGCCGCCCGGATTAAAGAACGGCGGGTAACTCCTAAAGCCAACGCTTCTTAA
- the trmD gene encoding tRNA (guanosine(37)-N1)-methyltransferase TrmD: MIVDILTLSPGYFFSPLNEGLLHRGIEKGLIRVRIFNLRDFTNDRHRTVDDRPFGGGAGMVLKPEPVFRALTWLRELPEPSPRVIHLTPQGTPLKQSRVKELKGIPRIVLICGRYEGIDERIADFFCDEQISIGDYVLSSGEPAALVVLDSLIRLIPEVLGCADSEKEETFEEGLLEYPQYTRPRNFKGHFVPEVLVSGNHDKIRAWRRRQSLIKTLKRRPSLIEEDRLNPEDQEILRSLKGKD, translated from the coding sequence ATGATCGTTGATATCCTGACCCTTTCCCCGGGTTATTTTTTTTCACCCTTAAATGAGGGGCTCCTGCATCGGGGGATTGAGAAGGGACTGATCCGGGTTCGGATTTTTAATCTGCGCGATTTTACCAATGACCGGCATCGGACGGTGGATGACCGTCCTTTTGGCGGTGGGGCGGGGATGGTTTTAAAACCGGAACCGGTCTTCCGGGCCTTGACCTGGCTTCGGGAGCTCCCTGAACCGAGTCCCCGGGTAATCCATTTGACCCCCCAGGGGACCCCTCTGAAGCAATCTCGGGTCAAAGAATTGAAGGGCATTCCCCGGATTGTCCTGATCTGTGGAAGATATGAAGGGATCGACGAGCGGATAGCCGATTTTTTCTGTGATGAGCAGATATCGATTGGAGACTATGTCTTAAGCAGCGGTGAACCGGCTGCCCTGGTTGTTTTGGATTCTTTGATCCGGCTAATCCCCGAGGTTCTGGGATGTGCTGATTCGGAGAAAGAGGAAACCTTTGAAGAAGGTTTATTGGAATATCCCCAATACACCCGGCCCCGAAATTTTAAAGGCCATTTTGTCCCTGAAGTCCTGGTCTCCGGGAACCATGACAAGATTCGGGCCTGGAGACGGCGGCAGTCTTTGATCAAGACCTTAAAACGGCGGCCCAGTTTGATTGAGGAAGACCGATTGAATCCGGAAGACCAGGAGATCTTGCGGTCTTTAAAAGGCAAGGACTGA
- a CDS encoding PAS domain-containing protein, which translates to MVINQTMNKKSKGLTEDNFYRIILDAIPSPVFVVQEDVKIVDTNTAASGMLGEAPSLIIRKRAGEALHCLHSTEVSEGCGRAPHCRDCIIRNSVNDALKGKKQIRQKTRMEIAREGKTAKAFFLVTTVPFDFHGEKLVLIILEDIGELVALKSFLPICVHCKKIRNDQEYWQNVEAYFKSHLDINFSHGLCPDCIKKLYPDY; encoded by the coding sequence ATGGTTATAAATCAAACCATGAATAAAAAAAGCAAAGGGCTGACAGAAGATAATTTTTATAGGATAATACTGGACGCCATTCCTTCACCGGTATTTGTCGTCCAGGAGGATGTCAAGATCGTCGACACCAATACGGCAGCTTCCGGGATGTTGGGCGAAGCCCCTTCTTTAATCATTCGCAAACGGGCCGGTGAAGCCCTTCATTGTCTGCATTCTACCGAGGTATCGGAAGGCTGCGGAAGGGCTCCCCATTGCCGGGATTGTATTATCAGAAATTCTGTTAATGACGCACTGAAAGGAAAGAAACAGATCCGTCAAAAGACCAGGATGGAGATTGCCCGGGAGGGGAAAACCGCCAAGGCCTTCTTCCTGGTGACCACCGTACCGTTTGACTTTCACGGGGAAAAACTGGTCCTGATTATTCTGGAAGATATAGGCGAATTGGTGGCTCTGAAAAGCTTTCTGCCGATTTGTGTTCATTGCAAAAAGATCAGGAACGACCAGGAGTATTGGCAAAACGTGGAAGCCTATTTCAAGTCTCACCTGGATATCAATTTCAGCCATGGCCTCTGTCCGGATTGCATCAAGAAGTTGTATCCGGACTATTAA
- the smpB gene encoding SsrA-binding protein SmpB: MSEHIKIICQNRKAHHDYQIQETIEAGLILTGPEVKSLRLGRANLKDSYARTKAGEVFLYEVHISPYENSPLNEQDPTRTRKLLLHKQEIKRLTGKIQEKGFTLVPLRIYFRKGKAKVELALAKGKKLYDKRETIRKRDMKREADRQIRGKN; encoded by the coding sequence ATGTCCGAACATATCAAAATAATTTGTCAAAATCGCAAGGCCCATCATGATTACCAGATTCAGGAGACCATCGAAGCCGGATTGATACTCACCGGGCCGGAGGTCAAATCCCTTCGTCTGGGACGGGCCAATCTCAAAGACAGTTATGCCAGAACAAAGGCCGGGGAAGTGTTTTTATATGAGGTCCATATCAGCCCCTATGAAAATTCCCCTTTAAATGAACAGGATCCAACCCGGACCCGGAAGCTCCTTCTGCATAAACAGGAAATCAAAAGGCTGACCGGAAAAATCCAGGAGAAAGGGTTTACTTTAGTACCGCTTCGGATCTACTTTCGTAAAGGTAAGGCCAAGGTGGAACTGGCCCTGGCTAAGGGGAAAAAATTGTACGATAAAAGAGAAACCATACGAAAAAGGGATATGAAACGGGAGGCCGACCGCCAGATCCGGGGCAAGAATTAA
- a CDS encoding HPr family phosphocarrier protein — MEKQLVIKNRLGLHARAAAKMVQLSNEFASNLIIRFDGQEIDGKSILNILTLACPLGSDILLQAEGPDAEKLLEAMERLINEKFGEE, encoded by the coding sequence ATGGAAAAACAGTTAGTCATAAAAAATCGATTAGGTCTTCATGCCCGAGCAGCCGCAAAAATGGTTCAATTGAGTAATGAATTTGCCTCAAATCTGATTATTCGGTTTGATGGTCAAGAAATAGACGGGAAAAGCATACTTAATATTTTGACCCTGGCCTGTCCTCTGGGTTCGGACATCTTGCTGCAGGCCGAAGGTCCGGATGCTGAAAAACTCTTGGAAGCCATGGAAAGGCTGATCAATGAAAAGTTCGGAGAAGAATAA
- the ffh gene encoding signal recognition particle protein, with the protein MFESLSDRLNLTFKKLKGQGKLSEANMKEGLREVRMALLEADVHYKVAKDFIDLVRDRSLGQEVLASLTPAQQVIKIVQEELTDLMGGSRQDLNLAGRSPVAIMLAGLQGSGKTTTAGKLAIYLKEKNFRPGLVPADVYRPAAIDQLHKVGEQAGVEVYPSDSKINPVELCSRAVEWARGRGLNPLILDTAGRLHIDQDLMTELKQIKERVRPNEILLVADAMTGQDAINVAQKFNEWLELSGVILTKMEGDARGGAALSIKAVIQKPIKFIGVGEKLEALEPFYPDRMASRILGMGDVLSLIEKAQLHFDEKQAKALEKKIRKETFTLDDFKDQLKQIKKMGSLEQMVQMIPGLNRMKGLKDAKPDEKELVRTEAIINSMTPDERKSYQIINGSRRRRIAKGSGTTVQEVNKMLKNFEQIQKMLKQFNKGGRKAFQRGYLPF; encoded by the coding sequence ATGTTTGAGTCCTTATCCGATCGTCTGAATCTGACCTTTAAGAAATTGAAAGGTCAGGGAAAATTATCCGAAGCCAATATGAAAGAAGGTCTTCGGGAGGTACGGATGGCTTTACTGGAGGCCGACGTCCATTACAAGGTGGCCAAGGATTTTATCGATCTGGTTCGAGATCGGTCTTTGGGTCAGGAAGTCCTGGCCAGTCTCACTCCGGCCCAGCAAGTGATCAAGATCGTCCAGGAGGAATTGACCGATCTGATGGGCGGGTCCCGGCAGGACCTGAATCTGGCCGGGCGCTCCCCGGTGGCCATTATGCTGGCCGGGCTTCAAGGTTCTGGGAAAACCACCACGGCCGGAAAACTGGCCATCTATTTGAAAGAAAAGAATTTTCGACCTGGCCTGGTGCCGGCTGATGTCTACCGTCCGGCAGCCATAGACCAACTCCACAAGGTTGGAGAACAGGCCGGGGTAGAAGTCTATCCGTCCGATTCGAAAATAAATCCGGTGGAATTATGCAGCCGGGCCGTGGAATGGGCCCGGGGCCGGGGGTTGAATCCCCTGATCCTGGATACGGCCGGCCGGTTGCATATTGATCAGGATTTAATGACCGAACTGAAGCAGATCAAGGAACGGGTCCGGCCCAACGAAATCCTCCTGGTGGCCGATGCCATGACCGGTCAGGACGCCATCAATGTGGCCCAGAAATTCAATGAATGGCTGGAGTTGTCCGGTGTTATCTTAACCAAGATGGAGGGGGATGCCAGGGGAGGGGCCGCTTTGTCGATCAAGGCGGTCATTCAAAAACCGATTAAATTTATCGGCGTCGGAGAAAAGTTGGAGGCCCTGGAACCGTTTTATCCCGACCGGATGGCCTCCCGGATTCTGGGCATGGGTGATGTCCTTTCCCTGATTGAAAAGGCCCAACTCCATTTTGACGAAAAGCAGGCCAAAGCCCTGGAAAAGAAGATCCGCAAGGAAACCTTTACCTTGGACGATTTTAAAGACCAGCTTAAACAGATAAAAAAAATGGGTTCTTTGGAACAAATGGTACAAATGATTCCGGGTTTAAACCGGATGAAGGGTTTAAAGGATGCCAAACCGGATGAAAAAGAACTGGTTCGGACAGAAGCCATTATCAATTCCATGACCCCGGACGAACGAAAAAGCTATCAGATTATCAATGGGAGCCGACGTCGGCGTATCGCCAAAGGGAGTGGGACCACGGTGCAGGAAGTCAATAAAATGCTTAAGAATTTTGAACAGATTCAAAAGATGCTTAAACAGTTTAATAAGGGGGGCCGGAAGGCCTTCCAAAGAGGGTACTTGCCTTTTTGA
- a CDS encoding HlyC/CorC family transporter, with translation MEILILFLLMICNGLFAMAEMALVSSRKSLLQHWVNEGNYRARIALELARAPNRFLSTIQVGITLIGILAGAFGGSTVAFSLKAYLKEIPYLSQYSEIIALGVVVLGLTYLTIVIGELVPKHLALNNPERIASAIAVPLRLVSAIAHPLVQVLTYSSERVLKLLGHQPSQESPITEEEIKILIEQGTREGIFAEAEKDLVKSVFRLADREVGVLMTPRLEIVWLDVNAPFEENRTKIMMNPYSRFPVAQDDLDNLLGVVLAKDLLVQGLSGRTMDLKEKMSPALFIPENAPAMHLLELFKKSRPHLALVVDEYGGIQGLVTLNDLLESLVGEISSQDQTTEPQAVQREDGSWLVDGMMPVDEFKEIFGLGRLPDEGLGHFQTLGGFIMMQMGRVPHPSENFEWEDLHFEVVDMDGKRVDKVLITKKGSQVPGPRSEI, from the coding sequence ATGGAGATCCTGATTCTTTTTCTGCTTATGATCTGTAACGGCTTGTTTGCCATGGCCGAGATGGCCTTAGTTTCCTCCCGCAAGTCCCTCCTCCAGCATTGGGTCAATGAAGGAAACTACCGGGCCCGGATAGCCCTGGAACTGGCCCGAGCGCCTAATCGGTTTTTGTCGACCATCCAGGTTGGAATCACGCTGATCGGCATCCTGGCCGGGGCCTTTGGTGGGTCAACCGTGGCCTTTTCTCTTAAGGCTTATTTAAAAGAAATCCCTTATTTAAGTCAATATAGCGAAATCATTGCCCTTGGGGTCGTGGTTCTTGGTCTGACCTACCTAACCATCGTTATCGGTGAACTGGTGCCTAAACACCTGGCCCTGAACAACCCGGAACGGATAGCCTCGGCCATAGCCGTTCCCCTCCGTCTGGTGTCTGCCATCGCCCACCCTCTGGTTCAGGTTTTGACCTATTCCTCGGAAAGGGTTTTGAAACTCCTGGGCCACCAGCCTTCCCAAGAATCGCCCATTACCGAAGAGGAAATTAAAATCCTGATCGAGCAAGGCACCCGTGAAGGGATTTTTGCTGAAGCGGAAAAGGATTTGGTTAAAAGTGTTTTTCGTTTGGCCGACCGGGAAGTCGGGGTGCTGATGACCCCACGCCTGGAGATCGTCTGGCTTGACGTGAATGCCCCTTTTGAAGAAAATCGGACCAAGATCATGATGAACCCTTATTCCCGTTTTCCGGTGGCCCAAGATGATTTAGACAACCTCTTGGGGGTGGTGTTGGCCAAGGATTTGCTGGTCCAGGGGCTCTCCGGCCGAACGATGGACCTTAAGGAAAAAATGAGTCCGGCCCTCTTCATTCCGGAAAATGCACCGGCCATGCACCTTTTGGAATTGTTTAAAAAGTCCCGACCCCACCTGGCTTTAGTGGTGGATGAATATGGAGGGATCCAGGGTCTGGTGACCTTGAACGATCTTTTGGAGTCCTTAGTGGGAGAGATTTCATCGCAAGACCAGACAACGGAACCACAGGCCGTTCAGAGGGAAGACGGTTCCTGGTTGGTGGACGGGATGATGCCGGTCGATGAGTTTAAAGAAATTTTTGGCCTGGGGCGTTTGCCTGACGAGGGCCTGGGGCACTTTCAGACCCTGGGCGGCTTCATAATGATGCAGATGGGGCGGGTCCCACACCCTTCAGAAAATTTTGAGTGGGAGGATTTACATTTTGAAGTAGTGGACATGGACGGGAAAAGGGTGGACAAGGTCCTCATTACCAAAAAAGGGTCCCAGGTCCCAGGTCCCAGGTCAGAGATTTAA
- the rimM gene encoding 16S rRNA processing protein RimM, with product MNKEKESGFLLIGKVGKPYGLRGQVKVHSYAASKETFFAGRKLFLSRGEEKKEGVILEAKVQAHSLLLKFQGLEDRSQAEELMGYSLLIEEKDLEALPEGEYYRCQLIGSRVYNEEDRFLGIMEDIFSTPAHDIWVIRDREKEFLVPAVEAFILSVNKTQKEIRVRNPYDRAEGDDR from the coding sequence TTGAATAAGGAAAAGGAATCGGGCTTCCTGTTAATCGGAAAGGTCGGCAAACCTTATGGGTTGCGCGGCCAGGTAAAAGTACACTCTTATGCCGCTTCCAAGGAAACTTTTTTTGCCGGACGAAAGCTGTTTCTGAGCCGAGGCGAAGAAAAGAAGGAAGGGGTGATCCTGGAAGCCAAAGTTCAAGCCCATTCCTTGCTGCTTAAGTTTCAAGGGCTGGAAGATAGATCCCAGGCCGAAGAATTAATGGGATATTCTTTGTTAATTGAAGAAAAGGATCTGGAGGCCCTACCGGAAGGAGAGTATTATCGGTGCCAGTTGATCGGCAGCCGGGTCTATAACGAAGAGGACCGGTTTTTAGGCATTATGGAAGATATATTTTCAACGCCGGCCCACGATATCTGGGTTATCCGGGATCGAGAAAAGGAATTCCTGGTTCCGGCTGTTGAGGCCTTTATTCTGTCGGTCAACAAGACCCAAAAAGAAATTCGGGTCAGGAACCCTTATGATCGCGCCGAGGGCGATGATCGTTGA
- a CDS encoding KH domain-containing protein codes for MKELVKYIAKALVDHPDQVEVNEIEGEQTSVIELKVAKEDLGKVIGKQGRTARAMRTILSAASTKIRKRSVLEIIE; via the coding sequence ATGAAAGAGCTGGTAAAGTACATTGCAAAGGCATTGGTGGATCATCCGGACCAGGTGGAAGTTAATGAAATCGAAGGGGAACAGACTTCAGTCATCGAATTAAAGGTGGCCAAGGAGGACCTGGGTAAGGTTATCGGAAAACAAGGGCGGACCGCCAGGGCCATGCGGACCATCTTAAGTGCGGCTTCCACTAAGATCAGAAAACGGTCGGTCCTGGAAATCATTGAATAA
- a CDS encoding YraN family protein, translating into MAAKDPRSRVGRRGEDLAYELLKKKGYKVLERNFKSPLGEIDIIAREGKTLAFIEVKTRLSADFGTAKWAVGPKKQRKLSMVALDYLKRHSLSDQPARFDVVAIDLDQGQEKIELFRNAFDLAY; encoded by the coding sequence ATGGCGGCTAAGGACCCGCGTTCCCGGGTAGGTCGGAGAGGAGAGGACTTGGCCTATGAACTCCTTAAGAAAAAGGGGTATAAAGTCCTGGAAAGGAATTTTAAATCCCCTTTGGGGGAAATTGATATTATCGCCCGGGAGGGAAAGACCCTGGCCTTTATTGAAGTCAAGACCCGTTTGTCTGCTGATTTTGGAACGGCCAAATGGGCCGTGGGACCTAAGAAACAGCGGAAATTGTCCATGGTGGCCCTGGACTATTTAAAACGCCATTCTCTCTCGGACCAGCCGGCCCGTTTTGATGTGGTGGCCATTGACCTGGATCAGGGGCAGGAGAAAATCGAACTGTTCCGAAACGCCTTTGACCTGGCGTATTAA